The Gemmatimonadaceae bacterium genome contains the following window.
GCTATCGCCTGACTAACGGCTGCCTATCGGCTGCGCGGTGCCGTCGCGGTTCCCGACGCCAGCCATCCCCAGGGCGTCCTCCGCGGTAGGGACGTCGGTGCCGATACGGTCGTGGAAGAACTGCAACTGTTCCACGAAATGCTCCGGTGTCACGCGATGGTCGCCCGGATACCAGCGCAAGGTCGCTCCCGCGGGCGCGGCGCGATGCAGCGCCTCCGCGGCGTGGCGCGAGACGAACTGGTCTTGCCGATTGTTCTGCAGTAGCAACTTCCTTCCGTCGGCGCGTTGGAGCAGCGCCGTCGCGGACACGGCGTCCAGCGCCCGCGCCCAGGACTCGGCGCCTGCTGGTCCGAGGCGTCGGGCCGGGCCGCCGACGGAGCCATCAGCCTCGCGGAAATGATCGGCGATGCCGAGGTCCCCGACGGCGAGCGCAAACGCAGCGATGCGCGGCTCGATGCCCGCCAGGGCCGCGCCGACCGCGGCGCTGTAGCTGATCCCCACGTAGCCGATGCGTGCGGGATCGACGTCGGGACGGGCAATCAATGCGTCAACCGCGCGCCGGAAGTCCACCAGCGTCTGTACCTGCTCCACGGAATCCTGGCGCGTGAACTGCATCGGGACCTGGGGATCCCGGCGCGCGAACGCGGCGTCCACGGCCAGGACGACGGCGCCGCGTCGAGCGAAATAGACGCCGATTCGACGCAACTGCGCCGTGCTCCCCGGCGCGCCGTGCGAGATCACGATGCCCGCCACCCGCGAAGTCGCGCTCGCGCGACGCGGCACGAAGATCCGACCAGTCACGATGCCGCCCTGCGGGCTCCGGAACTGGACCGACCGCATCTCGACCTCGTCGATCACCTCCATGATCGAGTCGCGCCAGCCCAGTGGCTGGCTGGCATCATAGGCGAAGGGATTCGAATCGGCGGCAGGGCCCGACGACTGAGCGTCCAGCCCCTGCCCCCACGACCCAGAGACAGCGACGACGACGCCGAGCGTGATGGCGGCACGCGCAAGCGGCCGCGGGTACAGCCATCCGCCCGGCGCGTGCATCACTGACGGCAGCCAGCGCTGCGGTCAGGCACCGGCTTGTCCACCACCGGCCGCGCATCGGCGCCCGCCACTCGCAGGCCGATCTCGGCGATGAAGCGCGTCACTTCCGCATAGTGCTCGTAGCGGATGTGCTGTGGCTCGTCGGTCACCTGGTGGTAGTCCGCGTGTCCGCCCGTGGTGAAGAACACCACCGGGATGCCATAGCGCGCATACATGTAATGGTCGCTGCGGCAGTAGATGTTCTGCGGGTGTCCATTCGCGTCCATCGCGTAGTCCAGGCGGAACGAGAAGGGCCGCGTGCCGTTCACGTCGTCCACGATATCGCCGAGCTCGGTGGAAAGCCGGCGCGAGCCCACCACCTGCAGGTAGCGGACGTCGCCGTGCAGCAGGCCGCCGCTCTTGGCCTCGCCCGTGATGTCCTCGGGACCACCCCGACCGATCATGTCGATGTTCAACTGCGCCACGATCGACTCGCGCGGCACCGTCGGGTGTTCCGTGAAGTGGTCGGCTCCCCACAGGCCGGCCTCCTCGCCCGTATGCCAGACGAAGAGGATCGAGCGCCGCGGCTTCACCGGCATGGCCGCGAAGGCCTCGGCGATCTCGAGCAGGCCCATCGAGCCCGAGCCGTCGTCGTCGGCGCCGTTGCGGATGGAATCCACGCGAGGCGTGTGGATGCGGCGCAGCGAGTCGAGCATCGACCGAATGCGCGCCTGCTCCTCGGCGGTCGCCTGGCGATTCGGCGAGTCGGCGCCCTGGACGCGCACCACGTGGTTGAAGGCGTAGATGGAGTCGTGATCCACCGGCTGGCGCGTGAAGCCGACGTGGTCGTTGTGTGCGCCGATCGCCACGAACTCGTTCTTGAGCACGGGATCGCTGCCCGGAAGGATGGCCACGAGGTTGCGCGCGCCACCACGGAGCTTGTCCTGGAACACGATTGTCATGCTGGCCCGCGGGCCGGCCGTACCTGGCGCAAGACCGGCGAGCGGGCGACCCATCAGCGCCTCGGCGCCGGACGTCGTGACGTTGATCTGGATCAGGCTGTCACCGCTGTTGCGAAGCAACGTAGGATTGCCGCCCTCCTGCGCCGCACGACGGGCCTGCGCT
Protein-coding sequences here:
- a CDS encoding M28 family peptidase; translated protein: MQSLPTAGRARSFAARILCALALTLPAATAAQQPSPLPLKYVGPPTVSAITAGDLMTRLYRYADDSLMGRQVGTEWNDRATNLIEQEVRRIGLQPAGNNGFFQDVPVGVRVLDASSVIRVGNRELKPFDDFVAVSGIGGTRTIRSAEVVYGGMLYDTLNVPTDGRWSGKVVVFSGFVPPAGFNGRAFTRSEGFRRFGAALSGALAAPVAVSEIPAQARRAAQEGGNPTLLRNSGDSLIQINVTTSGAEALMGRPLAGLAPGTAGPRASMTIVFQDKLRGGARNLVAILPGSDPVLKNEFVAIGAHNDHVGFTRQPVDHDSIYAFNHVVRVQGADSPNRQATAEEQARIRSMLDSLRRIHTPRVDSIRNGADDDGSGSMGLLEIAEAFAAMPVKPRRSILFVWHTGEEAGLWGADHFTEHPTVPRESIVAQLNIDMIGRGGPEDITGEAKSGGLLHGDVRYLQVVGSRRLSTELGDIVDDVNGTRPFSFRLDYAMDANGHPQNIYCRSDHYMYARYGIPVVFFTTGGHADYHQVTDEPQHIRYEHYAEVTRFIAEIGLRVAGADARPVVDKPVPDRSAGCRQ